In Dermacentor variabilis isolate Ectoservices chromosome 11, ASM5094787v1, whole genome shotgun sequence, one genomic interval encodes:
- the LOC142564716 gene encoding uncharacterized protein LOC142564716, which translates to MSLCSGDDAGRILVEYPVARGPRGPWRRLRHQPGPPDAVDLKPARLVARAPAGLSGYEPVFGRRGGAHPGGVSSSQGSSGAVAPAPTSTGPPGRRGPQAGATRR; encoded by the exons ATGAGCCTGTGTTCGGGAGACGACGCGGGGCGCATCCTGGTGGAGTATCCAGTAGCCAGGGGTCCTCGGGGGCCGTGGCGCCGGCTCCGACATCAACCGGGCCCCCCGGACGCCGTGGACCTCAAGCCGGCGCGACTCGTCGCTAGGGCTCCGGCGGGGCTAAG TGGGTATGAGCCTGTGTTCGGGAGACGAGGCGGGGCGCATCCTGGTGGAGTATCCAGTAGCCAGGGGTCCTCGGGGGCCGTGGCGCCGGCTCCGACATCAACCGGGCCCCCCGGACGCCGTGGACCTCAAGCCGGCGCGACTCGTCGCTAG